AGCCTGTTCTCTTCTATATATCTCTTTTCAACAAGTTTTTTTACCAAATCACTCTTTATATCAAAGACAGAATATATAGCAATATCTTTTATGGCATCATCAGGGAATTTATAACCGCTGAAATCAACTGACAATTCCTTCTCGGTGTTTTCAATATTTAAAAATGAACTTTTGATTTTTATGACCTTGTTTATTTTAATTCCATTTTTCCTCAAAAAATCTATCAAATCATTATAAGAATAATCTGTAGATGTGATTATCAAGCTCACAGTTGACTCAGCCTTTCCTATTTTAAGATAAGCACTCACAAGTGCGTTATTTATCTTATCCTTCTGTGCAATTTGGTTTTTGTACTCATCAATCTCTTTGCTAAGTCTGTCGTTTTCTTTTTTTAAAGCTACAAGATTTTTATCTATTATATTCAGCTGCTGCTGAAACTGTTTTTGAACAAATTTTTCACTGTTCAAGGAAAAACCAATTACAATCCCAATACCCAAGGCAAGAAAGATAGAAGCAATAGTTATTATAAAGTATTTTACTCCTATTCCATTCATTGTTCTTACCTCAAGATTACTCTTAGTTTTAACTGAATCAAATAAAAGAAATACTGAAAAGGAGGAGTTACCATTAAAATTGCCAATATTGGAATTAAAGCAGAAAGTATCAAAACTCCTATATACTTTAGACTT
This Caldicellulosiruptor changbaiensis DNA region includes the following protein-coding sequences:
- a CDS encoding copper transporter, whose product is MNGIGVKYFIITIASIFLALGIGIVIGFSLNSEKFVQKQFQQQLNIIDKNLVALKKENDRLSKEIDEYKNQIAQKDKINNALVSAYLKIGKAESTVSLIITSTDYSYNDLIDFLRKNGIKINKVIKIKSSFLNIENTEKELSVDFSGYKFPDDAIKDIAIYSVFDIKSDLVKKLVEKRYIEENRLLSGISDTIILAGGNTVQNNNFNKLDRKIVEFLNDIDSLNVIGLQQSYSEINYCEYYKSMGLSTVDNVDEISGRVSLIELIRGNSGNYGTKKGATSIIPTNFINVEDAKKALEKRRTSLLVELEKYQNTTLPTQ